TCTCGAAATCGTCCGGATGCAGCGCGATTTTGATATGCGATGAGCCGGCGACCAGAGCCAATGCTTCGCGGACTAAAGCAACCGTAATCTGTGGTGATTGCGAAAGTTCCCGGCGAATTACTCTTTCTGCGATTTTAGCTGCTAAGCGCACAGCTGATTCCTCCCAGTGGCGCAACCAGGCTTGTCGAGCATCGACTAATTCATTTACAACTTTTTGCAGAGCGGGTAGCAATGAATCCATTCTTTGCTCGACTTTTTCATCGAATACCTGCTCTACCGCCTGCAAAGCAGCTTGCCGACCTTGCTCCTCCGCACGACGAGTGACTGCTTCAGCTTGCCTGCGTGCCTCGGCAATAATCGCAGCCGCTCGCGACTGCACATCGTCTACATAGCGATTCGCCTGCTGTGTGACTTCTTCAAAATTGAAGACGATCGGGGCAGCCTGGCGGGTACCGAGATTTGATTTGATAACACTGGCCATGTAGTTGAATCTTCTAACAGAAAGGAAGAGTGGCTTGCTTTGCGACGCGG
The window above is part of the Pirellulales bacterium genome. Proteins encoded here:
- a CDS encoding FliH/SctL family protein is translated as MASVIKSNLGTRQAAPIVFNFEEVTQQANRYVDDVQSRAAAIIAEARRQAEAVTRRAEEQGRQAALQAVEQVFDEKVEQRMDSLLPALQKVVNELVDARQAWLRHWEESAVRLAAKIAERVIRRELSQSPQITVALVREALALVAGSSHIKIALHPDDFETLSGQIDRLTKEVARAAEAEIVPDQTVSPGGCRVETRQGQIDMQIENQLKRIIAELTGTHD